A part of Melittangium boletus DSM 14713 genomic DNA contains:
- a CDS encoding NAD-dependent protein deacetylase → MTLPQETLAVRAGPEAIDALTKLLRGRRVAVLTGAGCSTESGIPDYRGPGTRSRARNPIQHREFLQRPEVRARYWARSLLGWPRFSSARPNAAHRALAALEGSGHVLGLITQNVDRLHHAAGSQRVIELHGALARVRCLACGAIEPRASLQERLWALNPDFGAHGAESRPDGDAEVSDEAVRAFQVAACLHCEGTLKPDVVFFGDNVPAPTVEAAFSLVEEADAFLVVGSSLAIYSGFRFLQRAVDRQLPRGLVNLGECRGEELMAVRVDALAGDVLPRVAAALGAG, encoded by the coding sequence ATGACCCTTCCCCAGGAAACACTGGCCGTGCGCGCCGGGCCCGAGGCGATCGACGCCCTGACGAAGTTGCTCCGGGGCCGCCGCGTCGCGGTGCTCACGGGCGCCGGGTGCAGCACCGAGTCGGGCATCCCGGACTACCGGGGCCCGGGTACCCGCTCCCGCGCCCGCAACCCCATCCAGCACCGCGAGTTCCTCCAGCGGCCCGAGGTCCGGGCGCGCTATTGGGCCCGGAGCCTGCTCGGCTGGCCGCGCTTCTCCTCCGCCCGTCCCAACGCCGCGCACCGGGCGCTCGCCGCCCTGGAGGGCTCGGGCCACGTGCTCGGGCTCATCACCCAGAACGTGGACCGGCTGCACCACGCCGCGGGCAGCCAGCGGGTCATCGAGTTGCACGGCGCGCTCGCCCGGGTGCGCTGCCTCGCGTGTGGCGCCATCGAGCCGCGAGCGTCCCTGCAGGAGCGCTTGTGGGCGCTCAACCCGGACTTCGGCGCGCACGGCGCCGAGTCCCGGCCCGACGGTGATGCCGAGGTGTCCGACGAGGCCGTGCGCGCCTTCCAGGTGGCCGCGTGTCTCCACTGCGAGGGCACGCTCAAGCCGGACGTGGTGTTCTTCGGCGACAACGTGCCCGCGCCCACGGTGGAGGCCGCGTTCTCCCTCGTTGAGGAGGCCGACGCGTTCCTGGTGGTGGGCTCGTCCCTGGCCATCTACTCGGGCTTCCGCTTCCTGCAGCGCGCGGTGGATCGCCAGCTGCCCCGGGGCCTCGTCAACCTCGGGGAGTGCCGGGGCGAGGAGTTGATGGCGGTGCGCGTGGACGCGCTCGCGGGCGACGTGTTGCCCCGGGTCGCGGCGGCGCTCGGTGCCGGATAG
- a CDS encoding iron-containing alcohol dehydrogenase → MSGTGFEFATATRILYGAGRLAEAPEAVKALGGHRVLLVTGRDATRAAPLREGLERLGLGTVLLPVAGEPTVDRVREGTALALAERCDAVVAFGGGSALDAGKAIAALATHGGEPLDFLEVVGRGQALTSPALPFVAIPTTAGTGSEVTRNAVLGVPEAQVKASLRGPHLLPRLALVDPSLLEGAPPGVLAASGLDALSQLIEPLLSVRANPLTDALAREGIRRSARSLRRAVLDTPDAAAREDLALASLLGGLCLANSGLGAVHGFAAPVGGMFEAPHGAVCAALLPATLEVNLRALRSRAPAHPSLARFQELAQLLTGQASARAEEGIAWVRELCAALSVPGLGHYGLTEADVPRLVSKARVASSMKANPLPLTEEELTEIALRSR, encoded by the coding sequence ATGAGCGGGACGGGATTCGAGTTCGCCACCGCCACCCGCATCCTCTATGGCGCGGGACGGCTCGCCGAGGCCCCCGAGGCGGTGAAGGCCCTGGGCGGCCATCGCGTCCTGCTCGTCACGGGCCGCGACGCCACCCGCGCGGCGCCCCTGCGCGAGGGACTGGAACGGCTCGGCCTGGGCACCGTGCTCCTTCCCGTGGCGGGCGAGCCCACGGTGGATCGCGTGCGCGAGGGAACCGCCCTGGCGCTCGCCGAGCGGTGCGACGCGGTGGTGGCGTTCGGCGGAGGCAGTGCCCTGGACGCGGGAAAGGCCATCGCCGCGTTGGCCACCCATGGAGGCGAGCCCCTCGACTTCCTGGAGGTGGTGGGCCGCGGCCAGGCGCTGACGTCCCCCGCGCTGCCCTTCGTGGCCATTCCCACCACCGCCGGCACCGGCTCCGAGGTGACTCGCAACGCCGTGCTGGGCGTGCCCGAGGCCCAGGTGAAGGCGAGCCTGCGCGGGCCCCACCTGCTGCCCCGGCTGGCGCTCGTGGATCCCTCGCTCCTGGAGGGAGCACCGCCCGGGGTGCTCGCCGCCAGTGGCCTGGACGCGCTCTCGCAACTCATCGAGCCCCTGCTCTCCGTGCGCGCCAACCCCCTCACCGATGCCCTGGCGCGCGAGGGCATCCGCCGCTCGGCCCGCTCACTGCGCCGCGCGGTGCTGGACACGCCCGACGCGGCGGCGCGGGAGGACCTGGCGCTCGCGAGTCTCCTGGGCGGCCTGTGCCTGGCCAACTCGGGCCTGGGCGCGGTGCACGGCTTCGCGGCCCCGGTGGGCGGCATGTTCGAGGCGCCCCATGGCGCGGTGTGCGCGGCGCTGCTGCCGGCCACGTTGGAGGTGAACCTGCGCGCGCTGCGCTCCCGGGCCCCCGCCCATCCCTCGCTCGCGCGCTTCCAGGAATTGGCCCAGTTGCTCACCGGCCAGGCAAGCGCCCGGGCCGAGGAGGGCATCGCCTGGGTGCGGGAGTTGTGCGCGGCGTTGAGCGTACCGGGACTCGGCCACTACGGCCTCACCGAGGCGGACGTGCCCCGGCTCGTGTCCAAGGCCCGGGTGGCCAGCAGCATGAAAGCCAATCCCCTCCCGCTCACGGAGGAGGAACTCACGGAGATCGCCCTGCGCTCGCGCTGA
- a CDS encoding SDR family NAD(P)-dependent oxidoreductase translates to MKTLELRNRWTLVTGASSGLGLEMARAIARDHGGHVLGVARRRDRLEALCEELRTRHGVQADCIVADLSRPADVERVFTEATRGRQLHGALLNAGVTYWGDAVKLDWGAFQTMLDTNVTSLVRLSGLLAPHLAAHDTQGGMMLVSSVAGLIPVPYQAAYSGTKAFVLGYGQALAQELRPTGVSVTVFAPGGISTELMENSGLAQRFKTGDLGMMTAPECASHALRAFTRRKALSIPGLLNQTLALAARLLPRGFLAQRTAALYRPGP, encoded by the coding sequence ATGAAGACGCTCGAGCTGAGGAACCGCTGGACCCTCGTCACCGGGGCCTCCTCCGGATTGGGACTGGAAATGGCGCGCGCCATCGCCCGGGACCACGGAGGCCACGTGCTTGGCGTGGCGCGGCGGCGCGACCGGCTCGAGGCCCTGTGCGAGGAGCTGCGCACGCGCCATGGCGTCCAGGCCGACTGCATCGTGGCGGACCTGTCGCGGCCCGCGGACGTGGAGCGCGTCTTCACCGAGGCCACGCGCGGGAGGCAACTGCACGGCGCCCTGCTCAACGCCGGCGTCACCTACTGGGGCGATGCCGTGAAGCTGGACTGGGGCGCGTTCCAGACCATGCTGGACACCAATGTCACGAGCCTCGTGCGCCTGTCGGGTCTGCTCGCGCCCCACCTGGCGGCCCACGACACCCAGGGGGGGATGATGCTCGTGTCCAGCGTGGCGGGCCTCATCCCGGTGCCGTACCAGGCGGCCTACAGCGGCACCAAGGCCTTCGTGCTCGGCTATGGACAGGCCCTGGCCCAGGAGCTGCGGCCCACGGGGGTGTCCGTCACCGTCTTCGCTCCGGGCGGCATCTCCACGGAGTTGATGGAGAACTCGGGACTGGCCCAGCGCTTCAAGACGGGGGACCTGGGAATGATGACGGCCCCCGAGTGCGCCTCGCACGCGCTGCGCGCCTTCACCCGGCGCAAGGCGTTGTCCATCCCGGGGCTGCTCAATCAGACCCTGGCGCTGGCGGCGCGCCTGCTGCCGCGCGGCTTCCTCGCCCAACGCACGGCCGCCCTGTACCGGCCAGGGCCTTGA
- a CDS encoding polysaccharide deacetylase family protein yields the protein MDSLLLMLAVFTLGACSWTPPEEESTPPAREEVRAPEPPAPTACRTAPIVTNGSRQRMRIALTFDACTTRRNEYDERVIQTLLETSTPATLFIGGGWAQANPKRMQELAQYPGFEFGNHTFTHAHMPQVKDDARMLEELQGTQRIVYELTGRIPRYFRPPFGEVDSRVAWIASQAGLTTLNFDLPSGDPDGTTTVKRVVDWVLKKAAPGSIVVMHMNHKKFPTAAALPEIIKGLRKRGFELVTVATLLEDAEWPTCKPSDAPERTLVAEVIP from the coding sequence TTGGATTCGCTGCTGCTGATGCTGGCGGTGTTCACCCTGGGGGCCTGCTCGTGGACTCCGCCCGAGGAGGAGTCCACGCCGCCCGCGCGCGAGGAAGTCCGCGCGCCCGAGCCGCCCGCCCCCACCGCCTGCCGCACGGCCCCCATCGTGACGAACGGCAGCCGGCAGCGCATGCGCATCGCGCTCACGTTCGACGCCTGCACCACGCGCAGGAACGAGTACGACGAGCGCGTCATCCAGACCCTGCTGGAGACCTCGACGCCCGCCACGCTCTTCATCGGCGGAGGCTGGGCCCAGGCCAATCCCAAGCGGATGCAGGAGCTCGCGCAGTACCCGGGCTTCGAGTTCGGCAACCACACCTTCACCCATGCGCACATGCCCCAGGTGAAGGACGACGCGCGGATGTTGGAGGAGCTGCAGGGCACTCAACGCATCGTGTACGAGCTGACGGGCCGCATCCCCCGCTACTTCCGTCCGCCCTTTGGCGAGGTGGACAGCCGCGTCGCGTGGATCGCCTCCCAGGCGGGACTGACCACGCTCAACTTCGATCTGCCGTCGGGAGATCCCGATGGAACCACCACGGTGAAGCGCGTGGTGGACTGGGTGCTCAAGAAGGCGGCGCCTGGGAGCATCGTGGTGATGCACATGAACCACAAGAAGTTCCCCACCGCCGCGGCGCTCCCGGAGATCATCAAGGGCCTGCGCAAGCGGGGCTTCGAGCTCGTCACGGTGGCCACACTGCTCGAGGACGCCGAGTGGCCCACCTGCAAGCCCTCGGATGCCCCCGAGCGCACCCTCGTGGCGGAAGTCATTCCCTGA
- a CDS encoding antibiotic biosynthesis monooxygenase, translated as MPNSLLVVHVHVHVKPEFVEAFREATLANASQSVKEPGIARFDVVQDTEDPTRFVLVEAYRAPEAPAAHKETAHYSKWRDTVAPMMAEPRSYRKYTNCFPADEAW; from the coding sequence ATGCCCAACAGCCTGCTGGTCGTCCACGTTCACGTCCACGTCAAGCCCGAGTTCGTCGAGGCCTTTCGCGAGGCCACGCTGGCCAACGCGAGCCAGAGCGTGAAGGAGCCCGGGATCGCCCGCTTCGACGTCGTGCAGGACACGGAGGATCCCACGCGCTTCGTGCTCGTCGAGGCCTACCGCGCGCCCGAGGCGCCCGCCGCCCACAAGGAGACGGCCCACTACTCGAAGTGGCGGGACACGGTGGCACCGATGATGGCCGAGCCGCGAAGCTACCGGAAGTACACCAACTGCTTCCCCGCGGACGAGGCGTGGTGA
- a CDS encoding transglycosylase domain-containing protein: MPSRRLLKKGLLVLVGLLVALAAAGTAAHVWLQGEGARAQVVGRFLPALEARVGPVRLGNTFRVGWTGTVTLGPLELPGSQPEGPPVVSIAQVTVHPRLRALLSGRVEASQVVLSDVTVDAGPSGSELQALLERMRAPRSAPSPTPARATARVWPELVLEDVHLAFERHGRVRWGPLSARVRLENPDGTLRMEATARLPGGGSATMTMKSTDSGMTGTLQGRDIPAGPLLSLGEPPVDLEGGVMEGAVTLEGSGAASFSLAVKGLSLSNPRLAPEPVGPLTFSAEGRLRGQWARRTVALESLRVTVGERREVQVDVTGEASWSEPPRFSLSAELSPLTFAQAVAALPPALVPEDIDLAQQEGELQASLALSGPLFERRDWQLKAKLELPRKKGHAQKGPLAWLRGPFDYRPLTAEGRGQALRIGPNSPTFVPFEEFPPYLVRAVLRSEDGGFWTHQGFDFDSLRTLLLDPRDGKVRGGSTLTQQLAKNLFLSREKTYARKVKEALLTLALESAVPKQRLLELYFNIIEWGPNLYGIGAAASHYFDKPAYALSVREAAFLATIIPNPVRYHGYCTQGALSDVWARNVDTLLGKLLADGALTEPEYQQSLAERLAFACTVDARTRSVEAPSAE, translated from the coding sequence ATGCCATCGCGTCGTCTCCTCAAGAAGGGGCTCCTCGTCCTGGTGGGACTCCTCGTGGCGCTCGCCGCCGCGGGGACCGCCGCCCACGTCTGGCTCCAGGGAGAAGGAGCCCGAGCCCAGGTGGTCGGCCGGTTCCTCCCCGCACTGGAAGCACGGGTGGGGCCGGTGCGTCTGGGCAACACGTTCCGTGTGGGATGGACGGGAACGGTGACCCTGGGACCCCTGGAGCTGCCGGGGAGCCAACCGGAGGGCCCTCCCGTGGTGAGCATCGCCCAGGTCACCGTCCATCCCCGGCTCCGGGCGCTGCTGTCGGGCCGGGTCGAGGCAAGCCAGGTGGTCCTCTCCGACGTGACGGTGGACGCGGGCCCCTCGGGAAGCGAACTCCAGGCGCTCCTCGAGCGGATGCGCGCGCCCCGCTCGGCCCCCTCCCCCACCCCGGCGAGGGCCACTGCCCGGGTGTGGCCCGAGCTGGTGCTGGAGGACGTGCACCTGGCCTTCGAGCGGCACGGCCGCGTGCGGTGGGGTCCCCTCTCGGCCCGGGTGCGGCTCGAGAACCCGGACGGGACGCTCCGGATGGAGGCCACGGCGCGACTGCCCGGCGGCGGAAGCGCGACAATGACCATGAAGTCCACGGACTCGGGCATGACGGGAACGCTCCAGGGCCGTGACATTCCGGCGGGTCCCCTGTTGTCCCTCGGCGAGCCGCCCGTGGACCTGGAGGGAGGCGTGATGGAGGGCGCGGTCACGCTGGAGGGCTCCGGTGCCGCCTCCTTCTCCCTGGCGGTGAAGGGACTGAGCCTGAGCAACCCCCGGCTCGCGCCCGAACCCGTGGGACCCCTGACCTTCTCCGCCGAGGGACGACTCCGGGGACAATGGGCGCGCCGAACCGTGGCGCTCGAATCGCTGAGGGTGACCGTGGGCGAGCGCCGCGAGGTCCAGGTGGACGTCACGGGCGAGGCGAGCTGGAGCGAGCCACCCCGGTTCTCCCTGAGCGCGGAGCTGTCCCCGCTCACCTTCGCCCAGGCCGTGGCGGCGCTGCCCCCGGCCCTGGTGCCCGAGGACATCGACCTGGCACAACAGGAGGGCGAGCTCCAGGCGTCACTCGCGCTGTCCGGTCCCCTGTTCGAGCGCCGCGACTGGCAGTTGAAGGCGAAGCTGGAGCTGCCTCGCAAGAAGGGCCACGCCCAGAAGGGGCCACTCGCGTGGCTGCGCGGACCCTTCGACTACCGGCCGCTGACGGCCGAGGGCCGCGGACAGGCGCTGCGCATCGGCCCGAACAGCCCCACCTTCGTGCCCTTCGAGGAGTTCCCCCCTTACCTGGTGCGCGCCGTGCTGCGCAGCGAGGACGGAGGCTTCTGGACGCACCAGGGCTTCGACTTCGACTCGCTGCGCACCCTGTTGCTGGACCCTCGCGACGGCAAGGTCCGGGGAGGATCCACCCTCACCCAGCAGCTCGCCAAGAACCTCTTCCTGTCCCGGGAGAAGACCTACGCGCGCAAGGTGAAGGAGGCCCTGCTCACCCTGGCGCTGGAGTCCGCCGTCCCCAAACAACGGCTGCTGGAGCTCTACTTCAACATCATCGAGTGGGGCCCGAACCTCTACGGCATCGGCGCGGCGGCCTCGCACTACTTCGACAAGCCGGCGTACGCGCTGAGCGTGCGGGAAGCGGCCTTCCTCGCCACCATCATCCCCAACCCCGTGCGCTACCACGGCTACTGCACCCAGGGCGCGCTCTCCGACGTGTGGGCCAGGAACGTGGACACGCTCCTGGGAAAACTCCTCGCCGATGGAGCTCTCACCGAGCCCGAGTACCAGCAGTCCCTCGCCGAGCGCCTCGCCTTCGCCTGTACGGTGGACGCCCGGACGCGCTCCGTGGAAGCGCCGTCAGCAGAGTGA
- a CDS encoding GNAT family N-acetyltransferase has protein sequence MPSAVIRPATLEELPALASALAPLSLFQAYGLDAAALGARFRGALERGEGLLLATEEPFGPVGVCWFLTRGTFGTGAYLRTLAIREERQGSGLGARLLAAYEAGCGAPSGGYFLLTSDFNTAAQRFYQRHGYRQVGALPGFAVPGVSELVFWKPRAVRE, from the coding sequence ATGCCGTCCGCCGTCATCCGTCCCGCCACCCTGGAGGAGTTGCCCGCGCTGGCCTCCGCCCTGGCGCCGCTGTCGCTCTTCCAGGCCTATGGCTTGGACGCGGCGGCCCTGGGTGCGCGCTTCCGGGGCGCGCTCGAGCGCGGTGAGGGGTTGCTGCTGGCCACGGAGGAGCCGTTCGGTCCCGTGGGCGTCTGCTGGTTCCTCACCCGGGGCACGTTTGGCACGGGGGCCTACCTGCGCACGCTCGCCATCCGCGAGGAGCGCCAGGGCTCGGGGTTGGGCGCGCGGCTGCTCGCCGCCTACGAGGCCGGCTGTGGCGCGCCCTCCGGGGGCTACTTCCTGCTCACCTCGGACTTCAACACGGCGGCGCAGCGCTTCTACCAGCGCCACGGCTACCGTCAGGTGGGCGCGCTGCCGGGCTTCGCCGTGCCCGGCGTCTCCGAGCTCGTGTTCTGGAAGCCGCGCGCCGTCAGGGAATGA
- a CDS encoding SGNH/GDSL hydrolase family protein, which translates to MSTRPVGQKVCVALALTTALSGGAAVASTINQNTSWTINRGSSTTYRVVAYGDSIFAGYKGSLSSVAKRSGPQVEGEYLAKEFNSNMEVIRRTKSGAKADDIYNNKIIGEKSYMQTSNTRAVMFEMCGNDYLQARSAFSDQTGTCSYSGLDSALASCTTYTEKAMQAINQYATTAKAKIVMTIYYPGYNADNTQTACRDSVTGASVNKRQKFLPYLAKSNWRTCSLADKYGFKCADVFADYMGADYDSNGDGQIDSDALRYRSGETEAAYVARITGALSATLRDSNTHFVNASTSYDYLQSDDTHPTFTGASVSVGMFGGTGSGTSAPDFTDSVIVGGQNAQWNKWGHERMGWLMSTMDPATP; encoded by the coding sequence ATGTCCACCCGTCCCGTCGGACAGAAGGTCTGTGTCGCTCTCGCGCTCACCACCGCCCTCTCCGGAGGCGCCGCGGTCGCGAGCACCATCAACCAGAACACCTCGTGGACCATCAACCGGGGCAGCTCCACGACGTACCGCGTCGTGGCCTACGGCGACTCCATCTTCGCGGGCTACAAGGGTTCGCTCAGCAGCGTGGCCAAGCGCTCCGGTCCCCAGGTCGAGGGCGAGTACCTGGCCAAGGAGTTCAACTCCAACATGGAAGTCATCCGGCGCACCAAGTCCGGCGCCAAGGCGGATGACATCTATAACAACAAGATCATCGGCGAGAAGTCGTACATGCAGACGAGCAACACCCGCGCGGTGATGTTCGAGATGTGTGGCAACGACTACCTGCAGGCGCGCTCGGCCTTCTCGGATCAGACGGGCACCTGCAGCTACAGCGGGCTGGACTCCGCCCTGGCCAGCTGCACCACGTACACGGAGAAGGCCATGCAGGCCATCAACCAGTACGCGACCACGGCCAAGGCGAAGATTGTCATGACCATCTACTACCCGGGCTACAACGCGGACAACACGCAGACGGCGTGCAGGGACTCCGTCACGGGCGCCTCGGTGAACAAGCGGCAGAAGTTCCTGCCCTACCTGGCCAAGAGCAACTGGCGCACCTGTAGCCTGGCGGACAAGTATGGCTTCAAGTGCGCGGACGTCTTCGCCGACTACATGGGCGCCGACTACGACTCCAACGGCGACGGGCAGATCGACAGCGACGCGCTGCGCTACCGCTCGGGCGAGACGGAGGCCGCCTACGTGGCCCGCATCACCGGCGCGCTGAGCGCCACCCTGCGCGACTCCAACACGCACTTCGTCAACGCCAGCACCAGCTACGACTACCTGCAGTCGGACGACACGCACCCCACCTTCACCGGGGCGAGCGTCTCCGTGGGCATGTTCGGCGGCACGGGCTCGGGCACGAGCGCTCCGGACTTCACCGACTCGGTCATCGTGGGCGGCCAGAACGCGCAGTGGAACAAGTGGGGCCACGAGCGCATGGGCTGGCTGATGTCCACGATGGATCCGGCCACGCCGTAG
- a CDS encoding metallophosphoesterase → MGRLVFILLINLGAYLVLRRLWPEVRTGWRRWALLSGALLAALGFTLSWLLGRGEHGAVAGVGVPFKLFGAWWFLSAFILLLLGGLLMPLFRPRERAAQARAGEAPPVAESPGAVDLRRRGLLTGVGRALPLVAAGTSAGGLVAGSSGFEVRHLEVRLRGLPQALDGFRIGQITDVHVGTFIDSAYVRAAVAAMNEARVDLQVMTGDLIDDLAQLDETMAALETCQASHGMLAILGNHEHWRGLKPIRQAYEDSERRGGPVRLLVDESRVLEHAGQRVRVVGVDYPMSGRNMRARPERMKYSAEVAFKDVAPDEVVVCLSHHPDFFPYALERGARLTLAGHTHGGQVAFFGMPLFRFAFDYMLGRYRKGNGQLYVSGGTGHWLPFRIGVPAEVSIFTLRADA, encoded by the coding sequence ATGGGCCGACTCGTCTTCATTCTTCTCATCAATCTGGGGGCCTATCTCGTCCTGCGTCGGCTGTGGCCGGAAGTCCGCACGGGGTGGCGGAGGTGGGCGCTGCTCTCGGGGGCACTCCTGGCCGCGCTGGGCTTCACGCTGTCGTGGTTGCTCGGACGCGGGGAGCATGGCGCGGTGGCTGGAGTGGGAGTGCCTTTCAAGCTCTTTGGCGCCTGGTGGTTCCTCTCCGCCTTCATCCTGTTGCTGCTGGGGGGGCTCTTGATGCCCCTGTTCCGCCCGCGCGAGCGCGCTGCCCAGGCGCGGGCGGGCGAGGCGCCCCCCGTGGCGGAGTCCCCGGGGGCCGTGGATCTGCGGCGGCGCGGACTGCTCACCGGAGTGGGGCGCGCGCTCCCGCTGGTGGCGGCGGGGACGTCCGCGGGAGGGCTGGTGGCGGGCTCCTCGGGCTTCGAGGTTCGTCACCTCGAGGTCCGGCTGCGCGGTCTTCCCCAAGCGCTCGATGGCTTCCGGATCGGGCAGATCACCGACGTGCACGTGGGCACGTTCATCGATTCCGCCTACGTGCGCGCGGCGGTAGCGGCGATGAACGAGGCCCGGGTGGATCTCCAGGTGATGACGGGGGATTTGATCGATGATCTCGCGCAGCTCGATGAGACGATGGCCGCGCTCGAGACGTGTCAGGCCTCGCATGGAATGCTCGCCATCCTGGGCAACCACGAGCATTGGCGCGGCTTGAAGCCCATCCGTCAGGCCTATGAGGACAGCGAGCGCCGGGGCGGCCCCGTGCGCCTCCTGGTGGACGAGTCCCGGGTCCTCGAGCACGCCGGGCAGCGGGTGCGCGTGGTGGGCGTGGACTACCCCATGAGCGGGCGCAACATGCGGGCACGGCCGGAGCGCATGAAGTACTCGGCGGAGGTGGCCTTCAAGGACGTGGCGCCGGACGAGGTGGTGGTCTGCCTTTCCCACCATCCGGACTTCTTCCCGTATGCGCTGGAGCGAGGCGCCCGGCTCACGCTGGCGGGGCACACGCACGGAGGTCAGGTGGCGTTCTTCGGCATGCCGCTGTTCCGCTTCGCCTTCGACTACATGCTGGGCCGCTACCGCAAGGGCAACGGGCAGCTCTACGTCTCGGGCGGGACGGGCCACTGGTTGCCGTTCCGCATCGGCGTGCCCGCCGAGGTCTCCATCTTCACGCTCCGCGCGGACGCATGA